The following proteins are co-located in the Palaemon carinicauda isolate YSFRI2023 chromosome 30, ASM3689809v2, whole genome shotgun sequence genome:
- the LOC137623302 gene encoding uncharacterized protein isoform X2 — protein MLNQGGGNQVESQEDFEGDFIKTKSPHCNNLNNKEKLLGRFNKSLTKLESCFSKNDFAAANSSCLAFLSDEKVSLKGINSDRKGEYWCYPSIRCRNCSTLSTNFQKCKNNLGKLEKNCLLTQNFTGTEIPNNLGYALIPFLPWNCEIGNNFKEKMDLLLRLYNINRKLPLYCGHLICNETKSAFPIPILRLNEPTHHACSNTLTELQTNPTCYREKNEFCFYAFKGPSNSNSIVFISKDTKMISDTEKLVYILRNFTDFQSNERCEYPLNYIKKSTHNFLYEKTYFFCYTKSNNYNDKDLWHIRKITETARLVELNENVTDSIKSNVILQRLIFAETNISIKTYKTIINLNYTFKHYTNEFHIPVFTANHTKIETLEDIINENMNITNNQYFTKVEDTVSIWGHRNWITFYNCSLKYQEDSKDLLLFIYNGTLDYEYICNDDTGVLLTSIRRENVTLLQSHNFFRGCRDQGINKQTDEDCKRDLETATDYETRFFHFLVYPKNMDKSAVKLLGEKINDKETRIFEKEFKDNTHPSVVGGLTKILKNETNSGDFDTKGQTESRQKTLQIFILASLSNNTECVKTLVEGSFSIDINPNGTTENLQPVPKYVIGPIPFDITAEMCLKILPIDVNEDLLRIQNNTMLRVNKFWPTCMYNKLIAWNENTNATKVVPEWDYLPLPCKAMEMGLFLLCCAITFITISGNIIVITVMTFSGLVKKHVYMIYTSVAAADLLLGVTTASLALRDTYDLMNGYLTIYDLSDDGPWAPFGTFANYQPKGFQQTRFPRYGWPAYCAIAMNISILSSLMSLALLGILILPLSIKILTFENLRNEEKDESQRQTQNLNQSNSNQCDNFKRWLFYFDNNKTIKIGICIIWVWNIILAFLINAGSNLQENSDNKPQDYTLTGFFDPVTKLTLNTGRGKSNLSSTAFYLQTLVASVAGVIIVAILTTLAIIFSIRRSRVPSNITSNNHLQHVKHFSAISRSFMLMVILFLISCAPIASVILANSVTVNISENFPLLHFIIWWLCMAGSSWNWLIYCFRRRYFKDEAKKLLQKLCDSV, from the coding sequence GTGGTGGTAACCAGGTCGAATCACAGGAAGACTTTGAAGGCGACTTTATCAAAACAAAATCTCCTCACTGCAATAacttgaataataaagaaaaacttctGGGGAGATTCAACAAGAGCTTAACCAAATTGGAAAGTTGTTTTTCGAAAAATGATTTCGCTGCTGCCAATTCCTCTTGTTTAGCTTTCCTTAGTGACGAAAAGGTCAGTTTGAAAGGCATAAATAGTGACAGAAAAGGAGAATACTGGTGTTATCCATCCATCCGTTGTAGGAACTGTAGCACATTAAGCACCAATTTCCAGAAATGCAAAAATAATCtgggaaaacttgaaaaaaactgtTTGCTCACGCAAAATTTCACTGGCACGGAAATTCCAAATAATCTTGGATATGCACTCATCCCTTTCTTACCCTGGAACTGTGAAATCGGGaataactttaaagaaaaaatgGACCTATTATTGCGCTTGTATAACATCAACAGAAAACTCCCACTATACTGTGGTCACCTAATATGTAATGAAACTAAATCTGCGTTTCCTATACCCATTTTAAGACTGAATGAGCCCACGCATCACGCCTGCAGCAACACACTGACTGAGCTTCAGACCAATCCCACTTGCTACAGAGAAAAGAATGAATTTTGCTTTTATGCATTTAAAGGCCCAAGCAATAGTAATTCAATTGTATTTATCAGTAAAGACACCAAGATGATTTCTGACACTGAGAAATTAGTGTACATTTTACGGAATTTTACTGATTTTCAAAGCAATGAGAGGTGTGAATATCCTCTGAACTACATAAAGAAAAGTACACACAACTTCTTGTATGAGAAAACTTACTTTTTCTGTTACACAAAGTCAAATAACTACAATGATAAAGACTTGTGGCACATAAGAAAAATTACAGAGACCGCAAGGCTTGTCGAATTAAATGAAAATGTTACGGATTCCATCAAGTCTAACGTGATTCTTCAGAGATTAATTTTTGCAGAAACCAATATCAGTATTAAAACATACAAAACAATCATAAACTTGAACTACACTTTCAAACACTATACAAACGAGTTCCACATTCCAGTCTTTACTGCAAATCATACAAAAATAGAAACACTGGAAGATATCATCAATGAAAATATGAACATTACAAACAATCAATATTTTACTAAAGTTGAAGATACTGTATCAATATGGGGTCACAGGAATTGGATAACTTTCTATAACTGCTCACTAAAGTATCAAGAAGACAGTAAAGATCTACTCCTCTTCATTTACAATGGTACCTTAGATTATGAGTATATTTGCAATGATGATACAGGTGTCCTCTTGACTTCCATTAGAAGGGAAAATGTCACCTTGCTCCAATCCCATAATTTTTTCCGCGGCTGTCGTGATCaaggaataaataaacaaaccgATGAAGACTGCAAACGTGATCTGGAGACAGCTACAGACTATGAAACACGGTTCTTTCACTTCTTAGTCTATCCAAAAAACATGGACAAGTCTGCTGTAAAACTACTTGGCGAGAAAATTAATGATAAAGAAACGAGGATCTTCGAAAAAGAATTTAAAGATAACACACACCCTTCAGTTGTCGGTGGCCTCACAAAAATACTTAAGAATGAGACCAATTCGGGAGATTTTGATACTAAGGGGCAGACAGAATCCAGACAAAAAACTCTGCAGATATTTATCCTTGCCAGTCTCTCAAACAATACTGAATGTGTGAAAACTCTTGTGGAAGGTAGTTTTTCAATTGATATAAACCCAAATGGTACGACAGAGAATCTACAGCCAGTCCCAAAGTATGTGATAGGTCCAATTCCATTTGATATCACTGCTGAAATGTGTTTAAAAATCCTCCCCATTGATGTTAATGAAGATTTGTTAAGGATACAAAATAATACAATGCTCCGTGTTAACAAATTCTGGCCCACTTGCATGTACAATAAGTTGATTGCATGGAATGAAAATACAAACGCTACAAAAGTAGTCCCAGAGTGGGATTACCTCCCATTACCATGTAAGGCGATGGAAATGGGACTCTTTCTTCTGTGTTGTGCTATTACCTTCATAACAATATCTGGGAACATAATAGTTATCACAGTTATGACTTTTTCAGGATTAGTTAAAAAgcatgtttatatgatatatacttCAGTGGCCGCAGCTGATCTGCTCCTTGGTGTTACCACAGCTTCACTGGCACTTCGCGATACCTATGACCTTATGAACGGGTATCTTACGATCTACGATTTGAGTGATGATGGGCCTTGGGCACCCTTTGGTACATTTGCTAATTATCAACCAAAAGGATTCCAACAAACTAGATTTCCGAGATATGGATGGCCAGCATATTGTGCAATTGCAATGAATATCTCAATCCTGTCCTCATTAATGTCTCTGGCTTTACTTGGTATTTTAATTCTTCCGCTTTCCATAAAGATACTTACTTTTGAAAATCTAAGGAATGAAGAAAAGGATGAGAGTCAAAGACAAACTCAAAATCTCAATCAAAGTAACAGCAATcaatgtgacaacttcaaaagatGGCTCTTCTATTTTGATAACAATAAGACTATAAAGATTGGAATATGCATCATATGGGTTTGGAATATCATTTTGGCATTTCTGATTAACGCTGGTTCAAACCTTCAGGAGAATTCTGATAACAAGCCACAAGATTACACATTAACTGGCTTCTTTGATCCTGTTACAAAGCTTACTCTAAATACTGGGAGGGGCAAATCTAACTTATCATCAACTGCATTCTACCTTCAGACTCTAGTTGCTAGTGTAGCAGGAGTAATAATTGTGGCTATTTTAACAACATTAGCAATCATTTTCAGCATACGAAGATCAAGAGTACCGAGTAATATAACATCAAATAATCATTTGCAGCATGTCAAACACTTTAGTGCAATTTCTAGATCATTCATGCTGATGGTCATACTTTTTCTAATATCATGTGCGCCAATAGCTTCTGTCATATTAGCTAACAGCGTGACGGTTAACATCTCTGAAAACTTCCCATTGCTTCACTTCATAATCTGGTGGCTCTGCATGGCAGGATCATCCTGGAACTGGCTGATTTATTGCTTCCGAAGAAGATATTTCAAGGACGAAGCAAAGAAACTACTTCAAAAGTTATGTGATTCTGTATAA
- the LOC137623302 gene encoding uncharacterized protein isoform X1, whose protein sequence is MKLRNPWPWVFMLAYLKMSSYPTAGQSDGGGNQVESQEDFEGDFIKTKSPHCNNLNNKEKLLGRFNKSLTKLESCFSKNDFAAANSSCLAFLSDEKVSLKGINSDRKGEYWCYPSIRCRNCSTLSTNFQKCKNNLGKLEKNCLLTQNFTGTEIPNNLGYALIPFLPWNCEIGNNFKEKMDLLLRLYNINRKLPLYCGHLICNETKSAFPIPILRLNEPTHHACSNTLTELQTNPTCYREKNEFCFYAFKGPSNSNSIVFISKDTKMISDTEKLVYILRNFTDFQSNERCEYPLNYIKKSTHNFLYEKTYFFCYTKSNNYNDKDLWHIRKITETARLVELNENVTDSIKSNVILQRLIFAETNISIKTYKTIINLNYTFKHYTNEFHIPVFTANHTKIETLEDIINENMNITNNQYFTKVEDTVSIWGHRNWITFYNCSLKYQEDSKDLLLFIYNGTLDYEYICNDDTGVLLTSIRRENVTLLQSHNFFRGCRDQGINKQTDEDCKRDLETATDYETRFFHFLVYPKNMDKSAVKLLGEKINDKETRIFEKEFKDNTHPSVVGGLTKILKNETNSGDFDTKGQTESRQKTLQIFILASLSNNTECVKTLVEGSFSIDINPNGTTENLQPVPKYVIGPIPFDITAEMCLKILPIDVNEDLLRIQNNTMLRVNKFWPTCMYNKLIAWNENTNATKVVPEWDYLPLPCKAMEMGLFLLCCAITFITISGNIIVITVMTFSGLVKKHVYMIYTSVAAADLLLGVTTASLALRDTYDLMNGYLTIYDLSDDGPWAPFGTFANYQPKGFQQTRFPRYGWPAYCAIAMNISILSSLMSLALLGILILPLSIKILTFENLRNEEKDESQRQTQNLNQSNSNQCDNFKRWLFYFDNNKTIKIGICIIWVWNIILAFLINAGSNLQENSDNKPQDYTLTGFFDPVTKLTLNTGRGKSNLSSTAFYLQTLVASVAGVIIVAILTTLAIIFSIRRSRVPSNITSNNHLQHVKHFSAISRSFMLMVILFLISCAPIASVILANSVTVNISENFPLLHFIIWWLCMAGSSWNWLIYCFRRRYFKDEAKKLLQKLCDSV, encoded by the coding sequence GTGGTGGTAACCAGGTCGAATCACAGGAAGACTTTGAAGGCGACTTTATCAAAACAAAATCTCCTCACTGCAATAacttgaataataaagaaaaacttctGGGGAGATTCAACAAGAGCTTAACCAAATTGGAAAGTTGTTTTTCGAAAAATGATTTCGCTGCTGCCAATTCCTCTTGTTTAGCTTTCCTTAGTGACGAAAAGGTCAGTTTGAAAGGCATAAATAGTGACAGAAAAGGAGAATACTGGTGTTATCCATCCATCCGTTGTAGGAACTGTAGCACATTAAGCACCAATTTCCAGAAATGCAAAAATAATCtgggaaaacttgaaaaaaactgtTTGCTCACGCAAAATTTCACTGGCACGGAAATTCCAAATAATCTTGGATATGCACTCATCCCTTTCTTACCCTGGAACTGTGAAATCGGGaataactttaaagaaaaaatgGACCTATTATTGCGCTTGTATAACATCAACAGAAAACTCCCACTATACTGTGGTCACCTAATATGTAATGAAACTAAATCTGCGTTTCCTATACCCATTTTAAGACTGAATGAGCCCACGCATCACGCCTGCAGCAACACACTGACTGAGCTTCAGACCAATCCCACTTGCTACAGAGAAAAGAATGAATTTTGCTTTTATGCATTTAAAGGCCCAAGCAATAGTAATTCAATTGTATTTATCAGTAAAGACACCAAGATGATTTCTGACACTGAGAAATTAGTGTACATTTTACGGAATTTTACTGATTTTCAAAGCAATGAGAGGTGTGAATATCCTCTGAACTACATAAAGAAAAGTACACACAACTTCTTGTATGAGAAAACTTACTTTTTCTGTTACACAAAGTCAAATAACTACAATGATAAAGACTTGTGGCACATAAGAAAAATTACAGAGACCGCAAGGCTTGTCGAATTAAATGAAAATGTTACGGATTCCATCAAGTCTAACGTGATTCTTCAGAGATTAATTTTTGCAGAAACCAATATCAGTATTAAAACATACAAAACAATCATAAACTTGAACTACACTTTCAAACACTATACAAACGAGTTCCACATTCCAGTCTTTACTGCAAATCATACAAAAATAGAAACACTGGAAGATATCATCAATGAAAATATGAACATTACAAACAATCAATATTTTACTAAAGTTGAAGATACTGTATCAATATGGGGTCACAGGAATTGGATAACTTTCTATAACTGCTCACTAAAGTATCAAGAAGACAGTAAAGATCTACTCCTCTTCATTTACAATGGTACCTTAGATTATGAGTATATTTGCAATGATGATACAGGTGTCCTCTTGACTTCCATTAGAAGGGAAAATGTCACCTTGCTCCAATCCCATAATTTTTTCCGCGGCTGTCGTGATCaaggaataaataaacaaaccgATGAAGACTGCAAACGTGATCTGGAGACAGCTACAGACTATGAAACACGGTTCTTTCACTTCTTAGTCTATCCAAAAAACATGGACAAGTCTGCTGTAAAACTACTTGGCGAGAAAATTAATGATAAAGAAACGAGGATCTTCGAAAAAGAATTTAAAGATAACACACACCCTTCAGTTGTCGGTGGCCTCACAAAAATACTTAAGAATGAGACCAATTCGGGAGATTTTGATACTAAGGGGCAGACAGAATCCAGACAAAAAACTCTGCAGATATTTATCCTTGCCAGTCTCTCAAACAATACTGAATGTGTGAAAACTCTTGTGGAAGGTAGTTTTTCAATTGATATAAACCCAAATGGTACGACAGAGAATCTACAGCCAGTCCCAAAGTATGTGATAGGTCCAATTCCATTTGATATCACTGCTGAAATGTGTTTAAAAATCCTCCCCATTGATGTTAATGAAGATTTGTTAAGGATACAAAATAATACAATGCTCCGTGTTAACAAATTCTGGCCCACTTGCATGTACAATAAGTTGATTGCATGGAATGAAAATACAAACGCTACAAAAGTAGTCCCAGAGTGGGATTACCTCCCATTACCATGTAAGGCGATGGAAATGGGACTCTTTCTTCTGTGTTGTGCTATTACCTTCATAACAATATCTGGGAACATAATAGTTATCACAGTTATGACTTTTTCAGGATTAGTTAAAAAgcatgtttatatgatatatacttCAGTGGCCGCAGCTGATCTGCTCCTTGGTGTTACCACAGCTTCACTGGCACTTCGCGATACCTATGACCTTATGAACGGGTATCTTACGATCTACGATTTGAGTGATGATGGGCCTTGGGCACCCTTTGGTACATTTGCTAATTATCAACCAAAAGGATTCCAACAAACTAGATTTCCGAGATATGGATGGCCAGCATATTGTGCAATTGCAATGAATATCTCAATCCTGTCCTCATTAATGTCTCTGGCTTTACTTGGTATTTTAATTCTTCCGCTTTCCATAAAGATACTTACTTTTGAAAATCTAAGGAATGAAGAAAAGGATGAGAGTCAAAGACAAACTCAAAATCTCAATCAAAGTAACAGCAATcaatgtgacaacttcaaaagatGGCTCTTCTATTTTGATAACAATAAGACTATAAAGATTGGAATATGCATCATATGGGTTTGGAATATCATTTTGGCATTTCTGATTAACGCTGGTTCAAACCTTCAGGAGAATTCTGATAACAAGCCACAAGATTACACATTAACTGGCTTCTTTGATCCTGTTACAAAGCTTACTCTAAATACTGGGAGGGGCAAATCTAACTTATCATCAACTGCATTCTACCTTCAGACTCTAGTTGCTAGTGTAGCAGGAGTAATAATTGTGGCTATTTTAACAACATTAGCAATCATTTTCAGCATACGAAGATCAAGAGTACCGAGTAATATAACATCAAATAATCATTTGCAGCATGTCAAACACTTTAGTGCAATTTCTAGATCATTCATGCTGATGGTCATACTTTTTCTAATATCATGTGCGCCAATAGCTTCTGTCATATTAGCTAACAGCGTGACGGTTAACATCTCTGAAAACTTCCCATTGCTTCACTTCATAATCTGGTGGCTCTGCATGGCAGGATCATCCTGGAACTGGCTGATTTATTGCTTCCGAAGAAGATATTTCAAGGACGAAGCAAAGAAACTACTTCAAAAGTTATGTGATTCTGTATAA
- the LOC137623608 gene encoding zinc finger BED domain-containing protein 5-like has protein sequence MGNLAMLKKVSQMASECDAATHNLITQHLEALEGEVKRYFLDPQRQNSLLVRFPFTAAGTCISDDNDDCQTELLALQEDSGAKIKFEHESLTVFWSSMAASYPNICDSFSPPPAISLNLFM, from the coding sequence ATGGGAAACTTGGCAATGTTGAAAAAAGTATCACAAATGGCAAGCGAATGTGATGCTGCCACACACAACTTGATTACCCAACATCTTGAGGCCTTAGAAGGGGAAGTTAAAAGGTACTTCCTAGATCCCCAAAGGCAAAACTCTCTGCTTGTAAGGTTTCCCTTCACTGCTGCAGGTACATGCATTTCTGATGACAATGATGATTGTCAGACTGAGCTATTGGCACTTCAAGAAGATTCAGGAGCCAAGATAAAGTTTGAACACGAGTCACTCACAGTATTCTGGTCATCAATGGCAGCTTCATATCCTAACATATGTGACAGTTTTTCGCCACCTCCTGCCATTTCCCTTAACTTATTCATGTAA
- the LOC137623609 gene encoding zinc finger MYM-type protein 1-like produces the protein MNRGNFLEILHFVKNHDTQIAKKKADMPKITKYTSPEIQNKVLEILADIIRKEIIEEGKGSGEFSSIVDETKEVSKTEQISFVLRYYHDSCVKESFLQFEAADKLDVESLTNTIFSCLDKFGLDYKSHLVGQGYDGESVASGRISGVAKRIKEICPTAEYIRCYAHRLNLVLVDSTKSVSEAANFFSLLERL, from the coding sequence ATGAATAGGGGTAATTTCCTTGAAATTCTTCATTTCGTTAAAAACCATGACACACAAATTGCTAAAAAGAAGGCAGACATGCCAAAAATTACTAAGTACACCAGTCCggaaatacaaaacaaagtcttgGAAATTCTGGCAGACATTATACGGAAAGAAATAATAGAGGAAGGGAAAGGGAGTGGAGAGTTTTCCTCGATTGTGGATGAAACGAAGGAAGTTTCAAAAACGGAACAGATTTCCTTTGTATTGCGATATTACCACGATAGCTGTGTAAAGGAGAGCTTTCTGCAATTCGAAGCAGCTGATAAACTTGATGTAGAAAGTCTAACAAACACAATTTTCTCATGCTTAGACAAATTTGGTTTAGACTACAAGTCACATCTTGTTGGCCAAGGATATGACGGGGAATCCGTCGCGAGTGGGAGAATATCAGGTGTGGCAAAACGGATTAAGGAGATATGTCCAACTGCAGAGTATATACGCTGTTATGCCCATAGACTAAATTTGGTGCTGGTGGACAGTACAAAGTCTGTGAGTGAAGCAGCAAATTTCTTTTCATTGCTTGAGCGTTTGTAA
- the LOC137623610 gene encoding uncharacterized protein, with product MYADKPPMELKRLSDTRWACGYFSVHVVSRCLPAILKVLDDITHEPNPERSLDVSSLKGLVDFQFVLMLCVFQDILGAAKCTSDILQSPNTDLAKAMDIIDTIKDRIAMLRSREEDFEPIWQHAADIVNDSGITVPDVGHKDLIISRRSRRQIRAPERLHDSILLELLVQHRGGNTKEEFRTDIFYVILDTVASELSDRFTSGVMRGIHALNPANEGFLNLEKIKPLAKIYSANLDDLVHELPQAKRL from the coding sequence ATGTATGCTGATAAGCCACCGATGGAGCTAAAAAGGCTCAGTGATACACGTTGGGCCTGTGGATATTTTTCAGTCCATGTTGTTTCAAGGTGCCTTCCAGCTATTCTAAAGGTTCTAGATGATATCACTCATGAGCCCAATCCTGAAAGATCACTGGATGTCAGCTCACTCAAAGGGCTAGTTGATTTTCAATTTGTATTGATGCTGTGTGTTTTTCAAGATATTCTTGGTGCAGCTAAATGTACTTCTGATATTTTGCAATCTCCAAATACAGATCTGGCGAAGGCTATGGACATCATTGATACTATAAAGGACAGAATTGCAATGCTCAGGTCCAGGGAAGAGGACTTTGAGCCTATTTGGCAGCATGCAGCTGATATTGTAAATGACAGTGGCATAACTGTGCCAGATGTAGGCCACAAAGACCTAATAATTAGTAGAAGAAGCAGACGTCAAATAAGAGCCCCTGAAAGATTGCATGACAGCATACTTTTGGAGCTTCTTGTGCAGCATCGTGGTGGCAACACTAAGGAAGAGTTTAGAACAGACATATTTTATGTTATATTGGACACAGTGGCCAGTGAACTTAGTGACAGATTTACCAGTGGCGTCATGCGAGGCATCCACGCCTTGAATCCTGCTAATGAAGGTTTCTTGAACTTGGAAAAAATCAAACCTCTGGCAAAAATTTATTCTGCAAACTTGGATGATCTTGTCCATGAGCTGCCTCAAGCCAAACGTCTTTAG